The DNA sequence TTCAACGACCGCTCCCACTGAAATTTCGCCTCCAGCTTCCGCCCGCTGCGCCAGTATGCGTCGCCCAGATGGTCGTTCAGGGTTGCGTCTGAAGGCTCCAATTCTACTGCTTTTTCAAGGAAGTAGGTCGCAAGCTCATACCGGCCAAGCTGATAGTAGGCCCAGCCGAGACTGTCGGTGATAAAGCCGGAATCCGGGTCATAAGTCAGCGCCGTGCGGATCAGGCTCAGCCCCTCCTCCAGATGAATCCCCTGATCGACATAGGCATAGCCGAGATAGTTCAGCACCATCGGGCTGTGCGGCTCAAGCTGCAGCGCCTGCTTCAGGTCCGCCTCCGCGCCGTCCCAGTCGTCCAGCGCGTGGCGGGCCGCGCCGCGCGAAAACAGGAGGCGCCAGTCTTCCCGTCCCTTCAGGGCATCGTCCTCGATAATCGCCGTCAGCAGGCGGTCTGCTTCCCGGTACTGCGCCTGCGCCCGGTAAATTTCCGCCAGCTGGACGCTGAGGCCCCGGTCAGGGGCCCTGGCCAGAGCCTGTCGGGCGACCTGAACCGCCTCATCGTCCCGGCCGAGCCCGAGGAGGGCCCAGGCGATCTGCCCGCGGGCCGGCGAATAATAAGGAGACTTTTCAGGGATCTGCGCAAGAACAGCGATCGCCTCAGTGCCTCGCCCAGCTTTTTCGAGAGACTGCGCCCAAAGGCTCCGCGCCTCTTGCAGATCCGGGTCCAGGGCCAGCGCGAGCACGAAATAGACCGATGCGACATCGTCATCCGTGCGTGTGATCAGGGCAGCCGCCGGGACATATACGGCCAGGGCCGCCCCTTGCCGGGACGAAAGACGCGTGACTGGAATTTCCCGGCCAGACTGGATCTCCTTGCGCAGGCTTTCGAGAGCTGAATTTTCACCGACCTCGTCACGGAACGTGTTCAACAGGGTCAGCGCGCGGGCACGATCCCCATTCGCCGCCAGCAAACGGGCGTGCGCATCGAGGCCAACCGCCAGCCGGGCCCCGGAATTCCATAAGGTTTCAAATGTATCCAGCGCGTCTGCATCATCGTTGGCTGACAACTGAATCAGGCCCATCATGTAGAGGGTGGCGCTATCGAGGCGCGGGTCGCCAGTCAGTGTGTCCCGGAGATAGGTTTCGGCCGCCTCCGGCCCGTCCGCTTCCAGCATCCGCCATGCAGATATTCCGCGCGCCACGGTCCGGTTAAACGGGCCGAACCCGTCTTCCGCCAGATAGGCAGCCGACTCGGCGTCCTTGCCTTCGGACATCGCCTCAATACCGAGCGTCAACCTGACCAGCGTACCGAAGTTCCCAACGCCATGTGCCTTGTTTGCAAGCTTCACCGCCTGAGGGTAGTCGCCCGACACCAGGGCCGAATAAACGGCGCGCTCCGCAATGCCGGTAGATTCCGGTGCGGTATCAATAGACGCGGCGTACCGGCGGGCAGCCTCCCGCGGGTCATTGGTCATCGCGGCGTAGCGGGCAACCAGGAAATCCCCCAGCGCCGCGGTGTCGGCAGGCGGCGCATAAGCAGAGCCGGCAGAGAAACCGTGGGCGCCGATCCCTGGATAGGACGCACATGCCGCACAGCTCAGCGACAGCAGGAATGCGGAAACGGCCCCGGTTCGTCTCATCATGAAAGTGTCTCAGTTCGTTTCCGGCCCGGCAAGCGAATTTCCCC is a window from the uncultured Hyphomonas sp. genome containing:
- a CDS encoding tetratricopeptide repeat protein — protein: MMRRTGAVSAFLLSLSCAACASYPGIGAHGFSAGSAYAPPADTAALGDFLVARYAAMTNDPREAARRYAASIDTAPESTGIAERAVYSALVSGDYPQAVKLANKAHGVGNFGTLVRLTLGIEAMSEGKDAESAAYLAEDGFGPFNRTVARGISAWRMLEADGPEAAETYLRDTLTGDPRLDSATLYMMGLIQLSANDDADALDTFETLWNSGARLAVGLDAHARLLAANGDRARALTLLNTFRDEVGENSALESLRKEIQSGREIPVTRLSSRQGAALAVYVPAAALITRTDDDVASVYFVLALALDPDLQEARSLWAQSLEKAGRGTEAIAVLAQIPEKSPYYSPARGQIAWALLGLGRDDEAVQVARQALARAPDRGLSVQLAEIYRAQAQYREADRLLTAIIEDDALKGREDWRLLFSRGAARHALDDWDGAEADLKQALQLEPHSPMVLNYLGYAYVDQGIHLEEGLSLIRTALTYDPDSGFITDSLGWAYYQLGRYELATYFLEKAVELEPSDATLNDHLGDAYWRSGRKLEAKFQWERSLKLEPAARERARIEGKLLKGPDEPAVVRAESEQPLPSRP